The following are from one region of the Ignavibacteriales bacterium genome:
- the carB gene encoding carbamoyl-phosphate synthase large subunit: MPKREDIKKVLIIGSGPIVIGQACEFDYSGTQACKALRSMGYKIVLVNSNPATIMTDPGMADFTYIEPLNEYALTEIIKKERPDALLPNLGGQTGLNLSSTLAKNGVLEKYGVKVIGVNIDAIERGEDRTAFKETMTRLGIDMPKSKAVHTVEDGEKVAEELGYPVVIRPAYTMGGTGGGLVYNLEEFRTVAARGLSASLVHQILVEESVLGWEELELEVVRDSKNQMITVCFIENVDAMGVHTGDSYCTAPMLTIDPALQKKLQKYSYDIVEAIEVIGGTNVQFAHDPKTGRVVVIEINPRTSRSSALASKATGFPIAMVSSLLAGGLTLDEIPYWRDGTLEKYTPSGDYVVVKFSKWAFEKFEGLEDKLGTQMKAVGEVMSIGKNYKEAFQKAIRSLETGRYGLGFAKDFNTKPLEKLMAMLQYPSSERQFIMYEALRKGASIEELHTKTYIKHFFIQQMKELVELEEKILTYKGKRLPDDLLIQAKKDGFADKYLSKLLAFSEKEIREKRQSLGVAEGWEPVPVSGVKNAAYYFSTYNAPDKVSVSSRKKIMVLGGGPNRIGQGIEFDYCCVHAAFAIRDAGYESIMVNCNPETVSTDYDTSDKLYFEPLTVEDVLSIYQKEKPEGVIVQFGGQTPLNIATQLAAANVKILGTSVNAIDLAEDRDLFRQVMKKLGIPQPESGMASTLEQAIEIASRIGYPLMVRPSYVLGGRGMKIVLDEDMLLQYVKAAVDISPERPILIDKFLENAIETEADAISDGTDAFVPAVMEHIEYAGVHSGDSACVIPPVNIPEKHIKTICEYTKKIAIELKVVGLMNIQYAICNDQVYILEANPRASRTVPLVSKVCNIPMAKIATQIMLGKKLSECGLKNGKFDHFGVKEAVFPFNMFPEVDPVLGPEMRSTGEVLGLADSFGLAYYKSQEATQLCLPIKGNILITIADRDKQGILEPAKQYQEMGFKIFATEGTHRFLKEHGIASQSIKKVYEGRPNIVDAIKNGEIQLVVNTPAGKMSEYDDSYIRKNAIKFKIQYITTTAAALAAAIGIKARIHGAYKVKSLQEYHAGIK, from the coding sequence ATGCCAAAACGTGAAGATATAAAGAAAGTACTCATTATTGGATCGGGACCTATTGTCATCGGACAAGCATGTGAATTTGATTATTCTGGAACTCAAGCATGCAAAGCATTGCGTTCGATGGGCTACAAGATTGTACTTGTCAATTCAAATCCAGCTACCATTATGACCGATCCCGGCATGGCCGATTTCACTTACATTGAACCTTTGAATGAATATGCGCTTACCGAGATAATTAAAAAAGAGAGACCCGACGCGCTTCTTCCAAACTTAGGAGGACAGACGGGGCTCAACTTATCTTCGACGCTGGCGAAAAACGGAGTGCTGGAAAAATATGGCGTTAAGGTTATTGGCGTGAACATCGACGCGATAGAACGCGGTGAAGACCGTACAGCGTTTAAAGAAACGATGACGCGGCTGGGAATCGATATGCCAAAGAGCAAAGCCGTTCATACCGTTGAGGATGGGGAAAAGGTTGCGGAAGAACTTGGATACCCTGTTGTTATCCGTCCGGCGTATACAATGGGCGGCACCGGCGGCGGATTAGTATACAACTTAGAAGAATTTCGTACCGTCGCCGCGAGAGGTTTATCGGCAAGCCTTGTTCATCAAATTTTAGTAGAAGAATCGGTTCTCGGCTGGGAAGAACTTGAACTGGAAGTTGTGCGAGACTCCAAAAACCAAATGATCACAGTCTGTTTTATTGAAAATGTGGACGCAATGGGTGTGCATACGGGAGATTCGTATTGCACGGCACCGATGCTCACTATCGATCCCGCGCTGCAAAAGAAACTGCAAAAATATTCATACGACATTGTTGAAGCCATTGAAGTTATCGGTGGGACAAACGTCCAATTTGCCCACGATCCCAAGACAGGCAGGGTTGTCGTGATAGAAATTAATCCGCGCACGTCACGCTCGTCGGCTCTTGCATCGAAAGCAACCGGATTCCCGATCGCAATGGTTTCCTCTCTTCTCGCAGGCGGATTAACGCTGGATGAAATTCCCTATTGGCGTGATGGAACTCTGGAAAAATATACACCTTCCGGCGATTATGTTGTGGTGAAATTCTCCAAATGGGCATTTGAGAAGTTCGAAGGGCTTGAAGATAAGCTTGGCACACAAATGAAAGCCGTCGGCGAAGTGATGAGTATCGGAAAGAACTATAAAGAAGCATTCCAGAAAGCGATCCGTTCACTCGAAACCGGCCGGTATGGATTAGGTTTTGCTAAGGACTTCAATACGAAACCGCTCGAAAAACTCATGGCGATGCTTCAATATCCTTCCAGTGAGCGGCAATTCATTATGTATGAAGCCTTGAGAAAAGGCGCGAGCATCGAGGAACTTCATACGAAAACATATATCAAGCACTTTTTTATCCAGCAGATGAAAGAGCTGGTCGAGTTGGAAGAGAAGATCCTCACATATAAAGGAAAGAGACTGCCGGATGATCTGCTTATCCAGGCAAAGAAGGACGGCTTTGCGGATAAGTATCTCTCAAAATTATTAGCATTCTCTGAAAAAGAAATAAGAGAAAAGCGGCAATCGCTCGGTGTTGCTGAAGGATGGGAACCGGTGCCTGTGAGCGGTGTGAAAAATGCAGCGTATTATTTTTCGACGTATAATGCACCAGACAAAGTTTCTGTCAGCAGCAGAAAAAAAATCATGGTGCTTGGCGGCGGGCCAAATCGTATCGGCCAGGGAATTGAGTTTGACTATTGCTGTGTGCATGCCGCCTTCGCCATTCGCGATGCCGGGTATGAGTCGATTATGGTCAATTGTAATCCGGAAACTGTCTCGACCGATTATGACACATCCGATAAATTATATTTTGAACCGCTGACGGTTGAAGATGTTCTCAGTATTTATCAAAAGGAAAAACCGGAAGGAGTCATCGTTCAGTTTGGCGGACAAACCCCGCTCAATATTGCCACCCAACTTGCTGCAGCAAATGTAAAAATCCTTGGGACAAGTGTTAATGCAATAGATCTCGCCGAAGATAGAGATCTGTTCCGTCAGGTTATGAAAAAGCTCGGAATTCCTCAGCCGGAATCCGGCATGGCGAGCACGCTTGAACAGGCCATCGAAATAGCAAGCAGAATTGGTTACCCGCTCATGGTGCGGCCTTCGTACGTTCTTGGCGGGAGAGGAATGAAAATTGTTCTGGATGAGGACATGCTGCTGCAGTATGTCAAGGCTGCTGTCGATATTTCTCCGGAGCGGCCTATACTCATCGATAAATTTCTCGAAAATGCAATTGAAACCGAAGCCGATGCAATTTCCGACGGCACGGATGCATTCGTGCCCGCTGTGATGGAACACATCGAATACGCTGGAGTGCATTCGGGCGATTCGGCATGCGTTATTCCCCCGGTGAACATTCCGGAAAAACACATCAAGACAATCTGTGAGTACACCAAAAAGATAGCGATTGAATTAAAGGTGGTAGGATTAATGAATATTCAATATGCCATTTGCAACGACCAGGTGTATATACTCGAGGCGAATCCACGCGCATCACGAACGGTTCCACTGGTATCGAAAGTCTGTAATATTCCGATGGCAAAAATCGCCACGCAAATTATGCTCGGTAAAAAATTGTCAGAGTGCGGTTTGAAAAACGGGAAGTTTGATCACTTTGGAGTGAAAGAAGCAGTTTTCCCCTTCAACATGTTTCCGGAAGTTGATCCTGTGCTCGGTCCGGAAATGCGCTCCACCGGGGAGGTGCTGGGTCTGGCAGATTCATTTGGATTAGCCTATTACAAATCGCAGGAAGCGACACAACTCTGTCTTCCCATTAAAGGCAATATCCTGATTACGATAGCAGATAGAGACAAACAGGGAATTCTGGAACCAGCAAAGCAATATCAAGAAATGGGATTTAAAATATTTGCTACCGAAGGAACGCATCGCTTCTTGAAAGAACATGGAATTGCATCACAGTCAATCAAGAAAGTTTATGAAGGCAGGCCAAATATTGTCGATGCTATTAAGAATGGGGAAATTCAACTTGTTGTCAATACTCCTGCCGGCAAGATGAGTGAATACGACGATTCGTATATCAGGAAGAATGCTATAAAATTTAAAATTCAGTATATCACAACAACTGCCGCCGCCCTCGCTGCCGCCATCGGAATTAAAGCAAGAATACATGGGGCATATAAGGTGAAATCATTACAGGAATATCATGCTGGGATTAAATAA
- a CDS encoding Arc family DNA-binding protein, whose product MSDKKKFLLRLDESLYAALEKWAASDLRSVNAQIEFLLSDAMRKAGRLKAQDQFNDSRENSDRAPSV is encoded by the coding sequence ATGAGCGATAAGAAAAAATTTCTTTTACGTTTAGATGAATCACTCTATGCCGCCCTCGAAAAGTGGGCGGCAAGCGATCTGCGCAGCGTTAATGCGCAGATCGAATTTCTTCTTTCGGACGCAATGCGAAAAGCAGGTCGGTTGAAAGCACAGGATCAATTTAATGATAGCCGAGAGAATTCAGACCGAGCGCCCTCGGTTTAG
- a CDS encoding SPFH domain-containing protein, which yields MKTVTEINAKRINAFVALLFVIILLVLNVYLIYWMAVKEAPEYLWIEIPLFIVTLISFMGFFIVQPNEARVLVFFGKYIGSVREAGFWYANPFAVKKHVSLRIRNFNSERIKVNDLHGNPIEIAAVVVWSVVDSARALFDVEHYENFVAIQSETAIRALASEYPYDAPDEDVPSLRGRPQEIAERMKHQVQTRLEIAGVEVNEARISHLAYAQEIAQTMLRRQQAQAIIAARKKIVEGAVGMVDQALKMLSEQKIVTLDEEKKATMVNNLMVALVSETAAQPIINTGTLYQ from the coding sequence ATGAAAACTGTTACAGAAATAAATGCAAAACGCATCAATGCATTTGTTGCGCTTCTCTTCGTTATCATTCTACTCGTTCTCAACGTTTACCTGATTTATTGGATGGCGGTTAAGGAAGCACCGGAATATCTTTGGATAGAGATCCCGCTCTTCATCGTTACATTGATATCCTTTATGGGATTCTTCATCGTCCAGCCAAACGAGGCACGAGTGCTTGTGTTCTTCGGAAAGTATATCGGTTCCGTCCGCGAAGCCGGATTCTGGTATGCAAATCCTTTTGCCGTAAAGAAACATGTTTCGCTTCGTATTCGTAACTTCAACAGCGAGCGCATCAAGGTCAATGATCTGCACGGCAACCCTATAGAAATCGCTGCGGTTGTTGTCTGGAGCGTTGTTGATTCAGCTCGTGCATTGTTCGATGTAGAGCATTATGAAAACTTCGTCGCTATTCAAAGCGAGACGGCGATTCGTGCGCTCGCTTCCGAATATCCTTACGACGCACCGGATGAGGATGTACCGTCACTGCGCGGCAGACCGCAGGAAATTGCAGAACGTATGAAACATCAAGTCCAGACCCGGCTGGAGATCGCGGGTGTTGAAGTGAACGAAGCTCGCATCAGCCATCTCGCTTACGCACAGGAGATTGCACAAACGATGCTGCGCCGCCAACAGGCACAAGCTATTATTGCTGCGCGCAAGAAGATTGTTGAAGGTGCAGTCGGCATGGTGGACCAAGCATTGAAGATGTTGAGCGAACAAAAGATTGTAACGCTGGATGAAGAAAAGAAAGCGACCATGGTGAACAACCTGATGGTAGCGCTTGTGTCCGAAACTGCCGCGCAGCCCATCATCAATACGGGCACCTTATATCAATGA
- a CDS encoding hydrogenase maturation protease — protein sequence MSNVLVIGYGNTLRGDDAAGVHAAELIAQRHPKITCVYLHQLVPEVAEQIAECDVVFFIDAQKDITEANARLIAPSVEADQPRTHFISPESLLALSQQLYQHLPAKAYVVGIPASQFEFSEELSASTKIGVDESVQIVNKILNEFHL from the coding sequence ATGAGTAACGTGCTCGTCATCGGGTACGGCAATACGCTTCGCGGCGACGATGCGGCAGGTGTTCATGCGGCCGAGTTGATTGCACAGCGTCATCCTAAAATCACTTGCGTTTATTTACATCAGCTTGTGCCTGAAGTAGCGGAACAGATCGCTGAATGCGACGTTGTTTTCTTTATCGACGCACAAAAAGATATCACAGAAGCGAATGCGCGGTTAATTGCACCGAGTGTTGAGGCCGATCAGCCGCGTACTCATTTTATCTCACCGGAATCTCTTCTTGCTCTCAGCCAGCAATTGTACCAGCATCTGCCAGCAAAGGCATATGTGGTCGGTATCCCCGCATCTCAATTTGAATTCAGCGAGGAGCTTTCTGCATCTACCAAAATTGGTGTCGACGAGAGTGTACAAATAGTAAATAAAATACTTAACGAATTTCATCTTTAA